AGAATATGGTACCCAAGCTTAGAGGTTACAGATTAGCTGGGGGCCAAGTCAGAGCTTGCGACTAAACATGGCCGGGTTACCTGCCGGGTCGGTGGGAGCCGGGCCGGTAGCCTGGCCAGAAGAGTTACGGTTGGGGTTGGGGTGGGGGTCGGGGTTAGGAACGCCGGGGGCGCTGCTCGTTTGCCTGAGGAGGTGGATGATCTCCTCCAGGGAAAACCCCAGCCCGGCCATTTCTTCCAAGAACCGCGCCGTGCGGCTCCGGGCCAATTGGTTGCGAATGGCAGCGATGATCTCTGGATCTTCAGTAATGAACGTTCCTTGGCCGCGC
The Clostridia bacterium genome window above contains:
- a CDS encoding GntR family transcriptional regulator, with the protein product MDGIRFAVARKSLPPGQRVPSVRETAAELHLSPTTVQRAYQELEREGILVTKRGQGTFITEDPEIIAAIRNQLARSRTARFLEEMAGLGFSLEEIIHLLRQTSSAPGVPNPDPHPNPNRNSSGQATGPAPTDPAGNPAMFSRKL